In the genome of Panthera uncia isolate 11264 chromosome B3 unlocalized genomic scaffold, Puncia_PCG_1.0 HiC_scaffold_1, whole genome shotgun sequence, one region contains:
- the TNFAIP8L3 gene encoding tumor necrosis factor alpha-induced protein 8-like protein 3: MDSDSGEQSEGEPVTAAGPDVFSSKSLALQAQKKILSKIASKTMANMLIDDTSSEIFDELYKVTKEHTHSKKEAHKIMKDLIKVAIKIGILYRHNQFSQEEVVIVEKLRKKLNQTAMTIVSFYEVEYTFDRNVLSKLLHECKDLVHELVQRHLTPRTHGRINHVFNHFADVEFLSTLYSLDGDCRPNLKRICEGINKLLDEKVL, translated from the coding sequence GTCCTGATGTTTTTAGTTCAAAGAGCCTTGCCCTTCAAGCTCAGAAGAAGATCCTGAGCAAAATAGCCAGCAAAACTATGGCAAACATGTTGATCGATGACACCAGCAGTGAGATCTTTGATGAGCTCTACAAAGTCACTAAAGAGCACACCCACAGCAAGAAGGAAGcccacaagatcatgaaagaCTTGATCAAGGTGGCAATCAAAATTGGAATCCTCTACCGGCACAACCAGTTCAGCCAGGAGGAGGTTGTTATCGTGGAGAAGCTCAGGAAGAAGCTGAACCAGACAGCCATGACGATCGTCAGCTTCTATGAGGTGGAGTACACCTTTGATAGGAACGTGCTCTCCAAGCTTCTGCATGAGTGCAAGGACCTGGTGCATGAACTGGTGCAGCGACACCTGACACCCAGGACCCATGGGCGCATCAACCACGTCTTCAACCACTTTGCTGACGTGGAGTTCCTCTCTACCCTTTATAGTCTGGATGGAGACTGTAGGCCCAACCTCAAGAGAATTTGTGAAGGAATCAATAAATTGCTAGATGAGAAAGTCCTCTGA